A window from Setaria italica strain Yugu1 chromosome VIII, Setaria_italica_v2.0, whole genome shotgun sequence encodes these proteins:
- the LOC111258312 gene encoding uncharacterized protein LOC111258312: MDGGSGLNILYAETLDAMGIDRSRLRPSKAPFHGVVPGKQVMPLGQIDLPVTFGTPSNYRKEVLTFEVVGFRGTYHAILGRPCYAKFMAIPNYTYLKLKLPGPNGVITVGTTFQKAYKCDVECCEYAAVK, translated from the exons atggatggaggcagcggcctcaacatcctctacgctgagaccctcgacgctatggggatcgaccgttcccgcctccgtcccagcaaggcgcctttccatggcgtcgtgccagggaagcaggtgATGCCTCTTGGgcaaatcgacctgcccgttacgttcgggaccccttccaactacaggaaggaggtcctcaccttcgaggtggtggggttccgcggaacctaccatgccatcttgggacggccatgctacgcaaagttcatggctatccccaactacacctacctcaagctcaagctgccggggcccaacggggtcatcaccgtcggcacaaccTTTCAGAAGGCATACAAGTGCgatgtagagtgctgcgagtacgccgca GTGAAGTAA